The Candidatus Anoxymicrobium japonicum genome includes a window with the following:
- a CDS encoding ATP-dependent DNA helicase RecG, which produces MNTNAPTNLQQLSALLRQGEGLACEFKRSTGELKEGMQTLCAFLNGAGGMALFGVRPDGKAEGQGVSDQTLRDIAQAANRFEPPAHVAIHR; this is translated from the coding sequence ATGAACACGAATGCCCCGACCAATTTGCAGCAACTATCGGCCCTTTTGCGTCAGGGCGAGGGTCTGGCGTGTGAGTTCAAGCGTTCGACCGGCGAACTGAAGGAAGGCATGCAGACCCTTTGCGCATTTCTGAATGGCGCCGGCGGCATGGCGCTCTTCGGCGTCCGCCCGGACGGCAAAGCCGAAGGGCAGGGTGTCTCCGACCAGACGCTTCGCGATATCGCGCAGGCCGCCAACCGCTTCGAGCCTCCCGCTCACGTCGCCATCCACCGCA